The following DNA comes from Halorhabdus tiamatea SARL4B.
CACAAACCTCTCGTCAGTTCGCCAGTATCGTGATCCAGTCGCAACTACCGCGCCCGCCGAGTACTTCGAGCTCTACCGGGAACTGCTCGTCCCGTTTGCCGCCGGCGACACCGGCCGGCGACACTACCGAGACATCGCCGACCACTTAGAAGAGATGCGAGGGTTGGTCCCCGAAACCCGGTTCGAGGAGTTCGTCGATTTCCTCAAAGACAAACACTCGAACCGGCCAGCGTTCCTGGACGAACTGGAGAAAGCCGGGTTCTGATCCGCCTCGTGCATCCAATCGTTTCGCCGCGAATATTTATGCCAGATACCGGCCCCAAACGCGATAGATGGACGAGACACGGCACGACAATGCCATACCTACCACGGTACTACGAGATACGCGCGAACAGCGGCCTTGGACGTTCGACGGGTGTGCAGTCGAGACGCGAGATGTGACGCTCTCGACCGCCGATTACGCCGTCCCGGCTGCCTGTACGCACGACTCGAGCTCGGACACCTACCATCCGCGATTCGCGGTCGAACGCAAATCCGGAGACGACTTCCTCACCGCACTCACATGGGAACGGGACCGATTCACCTCCGAGCTACGGCGGGCAGCCGAGTGGCCACAGCCCCTCGCGGTCGTCGTGGAGACATCCTGGGAAACCCTCCTCCGGAACCGGGGCTGTATGTCGTGGCGAGACATCCATCCGAACCAGATGGTCGGCACCCTCTCAGCGTGGACTCGTCACTACAACGTTGCGTTCCGTTTCTTTGAGTCCCGACGACGTGCCGAACTGTGTGCGTTTCTCCTCCTCGTCCGCCACAGTCTACGACGGGAGCAAATCTGACATGACACTCACTCGGCCCAGAAGGTCCGCTGTCGATCTTCGATCTCTGCGAGAACCATCGACAGCACGTCACGCCACTCCACCGGATGTGACGCGTCGTCGCCGGGTGTCGGCGCGTCCGGACCCGGGTGGACGTTATCACGCGTGTTGTGGTCTGTGGGATGGCGATCGCACCGATGGTCGAACTCACCATCCCGGTGCTCTTCGTGGTAGTGCAGCGAGAAGTCCCCGTTCTCGAACCACACCACTTCCAGGCGAGCGCTCTGCACGCGCTGCGGATAGAACCCGGGATCGTACCGACAGACGACGCGATCCGGCGCGAATTCCGGCTGGCGTTCGACCCCTGTGAAGCGGTCGTCGGTGATGAATCGCTCTTCGATAGCGTTCAGGCGATCGAAATCGATCGGGGCACCGCTGACATCGTCGGTCGAACCGGCGTCGTCGCTTCCGCCACTCATGCGACAGTACGTCGATCGACAGTGCCGTCCGAGTCAGTCTGTAGCGCTCGTTCGAGCAACGTAATCCGACGGCGAGTCGTTTTCCACGCAGAGACATCCTGCCACACTGACTCGACAGACCGCCCAGTATCAGCTGCGTGGGTAGTGATAGCTACTGCATCCGGCGAGGCGACGCCAAACGTCTCAGCGAACGACTCGTCACGCTCTGCCGCATCGTCCAGAAACGCGAGGAGTTCGTCCTTATCGTACCTGTTCTGAAGTTTCTGGATACGCCGCCAGTTCAGGTACGCTTGGTTCCGCTCGTACGTCGCGGGAGAGTCGGTGACCCGCGTGACGATTCCCATGCGCTCGAACCACTCCAAGTACTCCCGAGCGGCGTCTACTCCGTGTCCCGCACGGTCGCCCACCTCACTCGCCGTCGCGGGACTATCGAGTCCGAGTACGGCGTCGAAGAAGTCGTCCCGTGTGCGGTCCCCGGAGACCAGCTCTTCGGGAGCGGCGAGCTCGTCGAAATCAGGCGCGTCCCAACGCTCGTCGGCGTCCGCCTTTAGTTCGGGGCGTGGATCTTCCATACCGGACGTACGCTCCACAGACGGAATAAATCTTCGTGAGCTTGGGATATTTCCAGAATTCGGTTCGGTAGGATAGACACCTACGTGATTTCACGTTCTATTTATCGAACTATCGAAAGGAAAGACTACACACCAAGACAATGTCGTCTTGGGCTTTAGGGTAGTGTGCTAGAGCCAAGGGCCGGATTTGAACCGGCGATGGGCGGCTCTGCAGGCCGCTGCGTTAGGCCGGACTCTGCCACCTTGGCGCAGTGGATATTCCGTGATCAGCCAAGTTATGGATTGTGGTCCGGCCCATTCCCCCTGGAAGGCGATGGGCGGCTGTCGCACGCGATGAAAGAGCGTGCGACGTCGACAGACGAACGAAGTGAGTCTGTCGGAACTGCAGGCCGCTGCGTTAGGCCGGACGCTGCCACCTTGGCGTAATTTCGTCTAGCCCGAGCGACCCAATAAACATAGCGGTCTGACTGCAACCCACCGCTACGACTCATCAAGCCCCCCACAAACAATACGAATTCAACCACATTGTTCAAAATATAATAACGTTCTTGACCGAATATCACGTAAACGGTCGTAATGACATCGAACAACCGATTGTTCGGACTGATCGACGCAGGGGACTGGCGACTGATTGCCCTCGGCACGGGCCTGGTGGTCGGAAGTCTCCTGTTGGCCGGGTGGTTCCTGACCACCGGTGACCTCCCGGGCGGATTCGCCACGCTGTTGTTGACTGTTTCGGGCGCGCTGTTCGTCGCGATCGGATCCTCCGAGTCCTCGCGACCGAGCGCTTGACCGTCAGCTGAATTCTCTCTGCATTGTTCTGGAGCACCCTGTAGCGTTGCCACTCTCGACAGCAACTCCGTGTATGAAATGCAAAAATCCCACCCGAGAGTGTTGTCACTCTCGGATGGGTTGAATGAAGTATGAATGGAGGCGGCGAACCGGATTTCCCAGAGACTCTCGTACTCCAGTACTCGCCGGAACGCAGGCGGGCTTAACTTCCGTGTTCGGAATGGGTACGGGTGTTGCCCCGCCGCTATGGCCGCCTTAACGCCGATCCGTGGAATCGAACCACGCGAGGCCAGCGATCGGTCGATGCACAGCCAGTGTACGTGCGATCCAGATTGCGCCTGGACGCGACTACGTCGCGTTCACATGCGGTATGAATGGTGGCTTCGGTCAGTTAGTTCTCGCGGGCTAAACACCTCGTTACCTCGGTGCGTACACCCCGAGTCTATCGAACTCGTCTTCTACGAGTGACCTCAGCGGTACCTCTTTTCCAGGTGGGTTTCCGGCTTAGATGCGTTCAGCCGTTACCCCGTGTGGCGTGGCTGCCCGGCAATGCTCTCTCGAACAACCGGTACACCAGTGGCCACCAACCGTAGTTCCTCTCGTACTATACGGTCGTTCCCGTCAGGTACCAAACACCCCCAATAGATAGCAGCCGACCTGTCTCACGACGGTCTAAACCCAGCTCACGACCTCCTTTAATAGGCGAACAACCTCACCCTTGCCCGCTTCTGCACGGGCAGGATGGAGGGAACCGACATCGAGGTAGCAAGCCACTCGGTCGATATGTGCTCTTGCGAGTGACGACTCTGTTATCCCTAGGGTAGCTTTTCTGTCATTCATTGCCCGCATCAAGCGGGCAAATGAGTTCGCTAGACCACGCTTTCACGTCAGCGTTCCTCGTTGGGAAGAACACTGTCAAGCCATCTTTTGCTCTTGCGCTCTTCTCCGGATCTCTGACCCGGATGAGATGGCCTTAGGGCGCGCTCGATATTCTTTCGAGCGCGTACCGCCCCAGTCAAACTGCCTGGCTATCGGTGTCCTCCTCCCGGAGTGAGGGTCACAGTCACTAACGGGTAGTATTTCAATGCTGACTCGGTGGCGTGCTGGCGCACGTACCTGTGTACCGTCTCCTACCTATTCTGCACATTAGCGACCATGTCCCAGCGACAGCCTGCAGTAAAGCTCCATAGGGTCTTCGCTTCCCCTTGGGGGTCTCCAGACTCCGCACTGGAAAGTACGGTTCACCGGGCTCAACGTTGGGAC
Coding sequences within:
- a CDS encoding ERCC4 domain-containing protein encodes the protein MDETRHDNAIPTTVLRDTREQRPWTFDGCAVETRDVTLSTADYAVPAACTHDSSSDTYHPRFAVERKSGDDFLTALTWERDRFTSELRRAAEWPQPLAVVVETSWETLLRNRGCMSWRDIHPNQMVGTLSAWTRHYNVAFRFFESRRRAELCAFLLLVRHSLRREQI
- a CDS encoding DUF7342 family protein, whose amino-acid sequence is MEDPRPELKADADERWDAPDFDELAAPEELVSGDRTRDDFFDAVLGLDSPATASEVGDRAGHGVDAAREYLEWFERMGIVTRVTDSPATYERNQAYLNWRRIQKLQNRYDKDELLAFLDDAAERDESFAETFGVASPDAVAITTHAADTGRSVESVWQDVSAWKTTRRRITLLERALQTDSDGTVDRRTVA